Proteins from a single region of Cytophagaceae bacterium:
- a CDS encoding DUF4382 domain-containing protein, whose translation MKANRSNSIITLCVSLALFSCENGVFGPKGDINDTSKPQGNLSVAITDAPIDQAEVTGAFVTITSVKVDGKALSGFKGPQTVNLLALQNGNSLNLGTQSVAADQYSKLTLEINSETDANGVAPGSYITLANGTKEKLELSGNGKTEIELKPKNFEVTENGNTEIIVDFDLRKSIKSKNNDYAFVTLGELKSGVRAEVKAQTGTLKGKIDNYGAIGSKVIVYAYQKGTFNGNAEINGQGSSDIKFSNAVSSAVADGGGNFTLAFLPAGEYEIYVEKPQSTGLGLGVNTLLELTSDTNLKALAVNANAQTNVSLSVKLGGILGFD comes from the coding sequence ATGAAAGCTAACAGATCAAATTCAATCATCACATTGTGTGTTAGTCTTGCATTATTTTCATGCGAAAATGGCGTTTTTGGGCCTAAAGGTGACATTAACGATACAAGCAAACCACAGGGAAATCTATCGGTTGCTATTACTGATGCCCCCATTGATCAGGCCGAAGTGACAGGTGCATTTGTGACTATTACCAGTGTTAAAGTGGACGGAAAAGCACTTTCTGGTTTTAAAGGACCTCAAACGGTTAACTTGTTGGCTCTTCAAAATGGTAACTCGCTTAATCTGGGCACCCAATCAGTTGCTGCAGACCAATATTCCAAGCTTACTTTGGAGATTAATTCTGAAACAGACGCAAACGGTGTTGCTCCCGGAAGTTACATTACCCTGGCTAATGGCACCAAAGAAAAACTGGAACTTTCGGGAAATGGCAAAACGGAGATTGAGCTAAAGCCAAAAAACTTTGAGGTTACCGAAAATGGTAATACAGAGATTATTGTAGATTTTGATTTAAGAAAATCAATTAAGTCAAAAAATAATGATTACGCATTTGTAACACTCGGAGAGTTGAAATCGGGAGTGAGAGCAGAAGTAAAAGCACAGACAGGCACTCTGAAAGGAAAAATTGACAATTACGGGGCTATTGGGTCTAAAGTAATCGTTTATGCCTATCAGAAAGGTACTTTTAATGGAAATGCTGAAATCAACGGGCAGGGTAGTAGTGATATCAAATTTTCCAATGCCGTATCGAGTGCTGTGGCCGATGGCGGAGGAAACTTTACGCTGGCATTTCTACCTGCCGGAGAATATGAGATTTATGTGGAAAAACCGCAGTCAACAGGCCTGGGATTAGGAGTTAATACGCTTTTGGAGTTGACAAGTGATACAAATTTAAAAGCCCTTGCCGTAAATGCCAATGCCCAAACTAACGTATCGCTTTCTGTAAAATTAGGTGGTATTTTGGGTTTTGATTGA
- a CDS encoding elongation factor Ts codes for MNITAADVNKLRQLTGAGMMDCKKALTEAEGDFEKAVEILRKAGQKVAAKRADNETSEGVVLVDVSDSGKSAKVLAFACETEPVSNVEDFKNLAAEILQAGVKHHAKDAETLLGLNLENGKSVQENITELVGKIGEKIVVSAFHHVEGEQVVAYIHSNKKAAGIVAFENIGGADVHDLGKDVAMQIVAMKPVGLDKGDVDPAIVEKEIEIGKDQARQEGKPEAMLEKIAMGKLNKFYKEQTLLNQEFVKDPSLTIAALVEKTVKGAKIASFKRVVIG; via the coding sequence ATGAATATTACTGCAGCTGACGTAAACAAACTACGTCAATTAACAGGAGCCGGAATGATGGATTGCAAAAAAGCCCTTACTGAAGCTGAGGGTGATTTTGAAAAAGCCGTTGAAATATTGCGTAAAGCAGGTCAGAAAGTGGCTGCCAAACGTGCAGATAATGAAACTTCGGAAGGAGTGGTATTGGTAGATGTAAGTGATAGCGGAAAAAGTGCCAAAGTATTGGCTTTTGCATGTGAAACTGAGCCGGTATCAAACGTTGAAGACTTCAAAAACCTTGCTGCTGAAATCTTGCAAGCTGGTGTAAAACACCATGCAAAAGACGCAGAGACACTTTTAGGTCTTAATCTGGAAAACGGCAAATCAGTTCAGGAAAATATCACTGAATTGGTTGGTAAAATCGGTGAGAAAATAGTAGTATCTGCTTTCCACCATGTTGAAGGCGAGCAAGTTGTGGCTTATATTCATAGCAACAAAAAAGCAGCCGGAATTGTAGCTTTCGAAAACATTGGCGGTGCTGATGTACATGATCTTGGAAAAGACGTTGCGATGCAAATCGTTGCTATGAAGCCTGTTGGTCTTGACAAAGGTGATGTTGATCCTGCTATTGTAGAAAAAGAAATCGAAATTGGTAAAGATCAGGCTCGTCAGGAAGGAAAACCTGAAGCTATGCTTGAGAAAATCGCAATGGGTAAACTGAACAAATTCTACAAAGAGCAAACATTGTTGAACCAGGAGTTTGTAAAAGATCCTTCTTTGACTATTGCTGCTTTGGTTGAGAAAACCGTAAAAGGTGCGAAAATCGCTTCATTTAAGAGAGTTGTGATTGGGTAA
- the rpsB gene encoding 30S ribosomal protein S2, whose translation MAQIQYKDLLDAGVHFGHLTRKWDPRMAPYIFMEKNGIHIIDLNQSLEAIAAAQAFVKSVVRSGRKVMFVATKKQAQEIVSEEANRLKMPFVTERWLGGMLTNFTTIKKSLKKMNNIDKMLSDEATAGNIAKREKLMLGREKAKLEKLLGGVADLSRLPAAIFVVDIKREHLAIAEAKRLGIPVVAMCDTNSNPEIVDFAIPSNDDAYKSISLITLAIGKAIEEGILERKTDKENAALQEEEDAKRAVDTAREVVNRGEESSEGGKRKRVKTADAAPEAEAAPVVEEVVVEAAPVAEEAAPEAPAAEASTEEAEA comes from the coding sequence ATGGCACAAATTCAGTACAAAGACCTCTTAGATGCAGGCGTACACTTTGGTCACCTGACCCGTAAATGGGATCCAAGAATGGCTCCTTATATCTTCATGGAGAAAAACGGGATTCACATCATTGACCTCAATCAATCATTGGAAGCCATCGCTGCCGCTCAGGCATTCGTTAAAAGCGTAGTTCGCTCAGGACGTAAAGTGATGTTTGTAGCTACCAAAAAACAAGCTCAGGAAATAGTATCAGAAGAAGCTAACCGTCTTAAAATGCCTTTCGTAACTGAAAGATGGTTGGGTGGTATGTTGACCAACTTCACTACTATCAAGAAATCATTGAAGAAGATGAACAACATCGACAAAATGCTTTCTGACGAGGCCACTGCCGGCAACATCGCAAAACGCGAAAAGTTGATGCTGGGTCGTGAAAAAGCCAAATTGGAAAAATTGTTGGGTGGTGTAGCTGACCTTTCAAGACTTCCTGCTGCCATATTTGTAGTAGATATCAAACGTGAGCACCTTGCTATAGCAGAAGCCAAAAGATTGGGTATTCCTGTTGTTGCCATGTGCGATACCAATTCAAATCCTGAAATCGTTGACTTTGCTATACCATCTAACGATGATGCTTACAAATCGATTTCATTGATTACACTTGCTATCGGTAAGGCTATCGAAGAAGGTATTCTTGAAAGAAAAACTGACAAAGAAAATGCCGCTCTTCAGGAAGAAGAAGATGCTAAAAGAGCCGTTGATACTGCCAGAGAAGTAGTAAACAGAGGTGAAGAATCTTCAGAAGGTGGTAAAAGAAAAAGAGTAAAAACTGCTGATGCAGCTCCTGAAGCTGAAGCGGCCCCGGTTGTAGAAGAAGTTGTAGTTGAAGCTGCTCCAGTAGCAGAAGAAGCCGCTCCTGAAGCTCCTGCAGCTGAAGCCTCAACAGAGGAAGCAGAAGCATAA
- the rpsI gene encoding 30S ribosomal protein S9, whose protein sequence is MQVINTVGRRKTAVARVYMKPGTGDVKVNGRELSNYFPTEVLQIIFNQAFDTVNATGKFDLKVNVRGGGIAGQAEAIRMAIARALCEADTENRPPLKKEGFLTRDSRMVERKKYGRRKARKRFQFSKR, encoded by the coding sequence ATGCAGGTAATTAATACCGTAGGTAGAAGAAAAACAGCCGTTGCCCGTGTTTACATGAAACCTGGTACAGGTGACGTGAAGGTAAACGGTCGTGAATTGTCAAACTACTTCCCTACCGAAGTACTTCAGATTATTTTCAATCAGGCATTTGATACAGTAAATGCTACAGGAAAATTTGATTTGAAAGTAAACGTAAGAGGTGGTGGTATTGCAGGTCAGGCTGAAGCCATAAGAATGGCAATCGCACGTGCATTGTGCGAAGCAGACACTGAAAACCGCCCTCCGTTGAAAAAAGAAGGATTCTTAACCCGTGATTCGCGTATGGTTGAGCGTAAAAAATACGGTCGCCGCAAAGCACGTAAGAGATTCCAGTTCTCGAAACGTTAA
- the rplM gene encoding 50S ribosomal protein L13, which yields MDQLSYRTISANAKTVEKKWVVVDASNKILGRLSSQVANILQGKNKTSYTPNVDCGDNVIIINAEKIRLTGKKMTDKVYTRHTGHPGGQRFASPKELMAKDGRKVVEMAVKGMLPKNRLGSKLYTNLYVYEGGEHPHQAQQPTTLEIN from the coding sequence GTGGATCAATTAAGTTATAGAACGATTTCGGCTAATGCCAAGACCGTCGAGAAAAAGTGGGTAGTAGTAGATGCCTCAAATAAAATTTTGGGTCGTTTGTCTAGTCAGGTGGCCAACATCCTGCAAGGAAAAAACAAAACATCATACACACCAAACGTTGACTGTGGAGATAACGTAATCATCATCAATGCCGAGAAGATCAGACTTACCGGTAAAAAAATGACTGATAAAGTTTATACTCGTCACACAGGTCATCCGGGTGGACAGCGTTTCGCGTCTCCTAAAGAGCTTATGGCTAAGGATGGTAGAAAAGTAGTGGAGATGGCAGTGAAAGGTATGCTTCCAAAAAACAGATTGGGCAGCAAACTTTACACCAACCTTTATGTATATGAAGGCGGTGAGCACCCTCATCAGGCTCAACAACCAACCACTCTCGAAATCAATTAA
- a CDS encoding 2-isopropylmalate synthase → MSQKIFVFDTTLRDGEQVPGCQLNIEEKLMIARELDLLGVDIIEAGFPISSPGDFKAVEAISKVVQNATVCGLTRAVKKDIEVAAEALKPAKRSRIHTGIGSSDIHIQYKFNSNRDEILQRGVDAVKYARQFTDDVEFYAEDAGRADIEFLARLTEAVIKAGATVVNLPDTTGYLLPNQTFERISYLVNNVPNVDKAILSMHNHNDLGMATANTIAGIQAGARQVEVTINGIGERAGNTSLEEVVMTLKVHKDLGLYTNIKTENLAPLSHLVSKTMRMPVQANKAIVGRNAFAHSSGIHQDGFLKHSLNYEIMTPQEVGVDKSDIVLTARSGRHAIKHRMELLGFKATKEKLDEIYDEFLILADKIKEVNDKDLVGLVRPMLEEVEQ, encoded by the coding sequence ATGAGCCAGAAAATCTTTGTCTTTGATACTACATTAAGAGATGGTGAACAAGTGCCGGGATGTCAATTAAATATTGAAGAAAAATTGATGATTGCACGTGAACTCGACCTGCTAGGAGTAGATATCATTGAAGCCGGTTTCCCGATTTCGAGCCCGGGCGATTTTAAAGCTGTGGAAGCAATATCGAAAGTAGTGCAGAACGCAACCGTGTGTGGTCTAACCCGTGCCGTAAAAAAAGATATAGAAGTGGCTGCCGAAGCCCTGAAACCTGCAAAAAGGTCAAGAATACATACGGGAATTGGATCTTCTGACATTCATATTCAATATAAATTTAACAGCAATCGTGACGAGATTTTACAAAGAGGAGTTGATGCTGTAAAATATGCGAGGCAATTTACCGACGACGTGGAGTTTTATGCCGAAGATGCTGGCCGTGCAGATATCGAATTTTTAGCCAGACTCACTGAAGCTGTTATAAAAGCTGGTGCTACTGTGGTCAATCTTCCTGACACTACCGGGTATTTGCTGCCCAATCAAACATTTGAGCGTATCAGTTATCTTGTAAATAATGTTCCCAATGTGGACAAAGCCATATTGTCAATGCACAACCACAATGACCTGGGTATGGCCACTGCCAATACTATCGCCGGGATTCAGGCGGGTGCAAGGCAAGTGGAAGTAACCATCAACGGAATTGGTGAAAGAGCAGGCAATACATCATTGGAAGAAGTAGTGATGACCCTCAAAGTACATAAGGACTTGGGGTTATACACCAACATCAAAACCGAAAACCTTGCTCCTTTGAGCCATTTGGTATCAAAAACGATGCGTATGCCCGTGCAGGCCAACAAAGCCATAGTGGGTAGAAATGCTTTTGCACATTCTTCGGGTATTCACCAGGATGGCTTCCTGAAACATAGCCTCAACTATGAAATTATGACGCCTCAGGAAGTTGGCGTGGATAAGTCAGACATAGTTTTGACTGCAAGAAGTGGACGCCATGCCATCAAACACCGGATGGAATTACTTGGATTTAAAGCCACTAAAGAAAAGCTTGACGAAATTTATGATGAATTCCTGATTTTGGCTGACAAAATAAAAGAAGTAAATGATAAGGATTTGGTAGGATTGGTAAGACCAATGCTCGAAGAAGTAGAACAATAA